GCAAGTTCTAATGCTAAACGTAGTGACTTAAGCAAGGCAACTGAACTATTTACATCGCCCCAAACAATGGGAATCGTAACAGTGCAATGGATAAAATCTGCGCGTTTTGGCAGTGCAAATCCAACCACCTTATTAGATTTGAAGGCGATAATGTTATCTCGATACAACTGCAATTCGTCAATCGTGACTGTTCCTCCTTCTGCATTCGTTGCTGCCGTATCGTGAAGCCACTTGCGCCAAATCGCTTGTAGTTCGCGGTTCGAGCCTCGCGGTAGAGCAAAATGTAAATACAGTGGGTCTTGCTTACTCGCCTTTGGGAAATTAGCCCCCACAGTAATTAACTGGTAAGCCAGAGAAGCAAGGGTATCTGCTCGCCGTTTGGGTTCAGCACTCATACCCCCAGGAAGACGATTTGAAAAGGCTTGTACCTTCGTTCCGGGTGGCATTTTGTTAGAAATTAATTCGTCTACTCCAGCAGACATAGCACCTAAAGAACAACGTTGACGCGGGTTCGCCTCAATATATGCTGTCAATTCTGCAAATCTTTTCCAATCAGTTGCTCTAGAAAAGTTTAGAAGTCGTCTTACTGCTGAAATTAGTTCTTCTGAAACATCAGTATCTTCTACTTGTCGAAGTTGAAATGAGTCTTGCAATGCTGCACGAATGCTATCCATTCCACCTGTTACTGCTTTAGCAGCAAACAGACTACGCCCATATTGAGCGTTGAAAGGTTCTAAGGCTGTACGCTGTTCGGGGGAAAGTCCGATATGAGTGGCAATTCGATCCCACGCATCTTTGGGGCTTAGTTCAGCCGCTCGATAACTGAGATAAGCAGCTTTCATTCCCTCCGAAAATGCAAACTCATCAGCAGTCGCAACAGGAGTTAAAGCAATTGTTTGAGCAACTGCAACAGCTTCTTTTCCGGCATCATTACCGTATTTTTCAATATCTTTTGTAACCTTATCAGCTTTATAGCCACTAAATTTTTTGGCAAGTTCGGTGATAACTTGGTCAAGTGTAGCTTCTGGGTTCTGTTGAATGGCTTGCGGATCGACTTTAATTCCATCCTTGGTAGCTTTGACAAGTTGTTCAACGTTACCACTGAAAACGCGATCGATCTTTTTCTGCCATTGTCTTGCAATCTCAACCGTCAAATCTTCTATAGGAAAAGCTTCGCCTTCAAAAATTTGCCCGTCGGGTTCAATTGCAAGAGTGTGCAATTTATGTTTGTGTAAAACCTCTTCACAAGCAGATAGCAACAAGGAAGTCAGATAACTCCGATCTTCAGATAGCGTAACCTTAAACAGCCGACTAGAGCGACGGAATGCAACTGTTAACTCAGTTTCAACTTTGCGAATGCGAGTTTCTTCTGGAATACCAAGATCGAATAAATCGCCACCGATGAGCATCGCCGACCATCGTTTTATCTGGTCTTTAATTTGGGGATCTTCTGCGACAAAACGCATCCCATCCGTATTGTTATGACCGGAGTGACTTTCAATTAAGCGACGAACGAGTTCGAGTTCTTCATCCGTTTTGACCAGTTCGCCTACTCCCGATCGATCGAGTTGTTCTCGCAAAAAGTTGCGATCGCGTGCCAAAGTTTTGACCTTGCGCTCATCTTTATCCAACTTGTTCAAATCGTGAACAGCAGTTGCAGCCAGGATGGAACCACGTTTCTCTTCAGGAACTCCAGCAAGTTTGCTGACAGTGAGAACAAACTGACAGGCTGAGTCGAGGTGTTCGGCTAGAGTTCGCCCTTTGCGCGTCCCATACTGTCCATGCTTTGCGTGTAACTCGTATAGTTTGGGGCGAATCTCCTTAAAGTACAGATCGTCTAAACCTTCCGGTTCGCGGTTCAGTAGTCGTTGGCGTTTTAGCATTTTACTTTCCTCCCATTTAGTAAGGGCGAACAGTGCGTAGGCGATAGCCGAGGCGTAAGCGATCGCTCAGTCCGTAAGCTTGAGACGGTTGCTCGTCATTCATCCTTTTCTTCCTCTGGCTCAATTGGTTGATATTCCTGAATCCTGTTATTTTGGATAACCCAGAGTTTGCCGATCGCATCCCTTTGCTCTAAACCTGCAATCAAGGTATCGATCGCCTCACACCAATCTGCAAATGAGGCGCGATCGGGTAGGCGAATAACTACAATACCTGCATAATTAGCTGGGTTGAACCGAGCGCGATTGCTAAAGCCTCGATCTGCTGTCACCAGGCATCGCCCCTCTGTTCTACAAACCTCAATCACCTCTGTGTCTGGAGCAGAACTCAATCCCTGTCCTGGCACAGTTGCCACGTCATGACCTGCAACTTGCAAACGCGAGACGATCCGCAAGTCAACGTTTTCATCTAGTTTGATATTCATATTGTTTCTTTCGCTCGATTTAGAGGAATTTCCATCCATCCGCCTCGCGCCATCTCAGCACCATAGGCGATGCAAGCCAGCACATCCTCTCGCTCAATGCTGGGATACGCCTCTAGAATCTCGTCGATTGTCATTCCACCTGCTAAATAATCCAGAATCAAAGACACCCAAATGCGATGTCCGCGAATGCAAGGCTTGCCAAAGCAGATATTTGGATCGATCGAGATGCGGGATAGCAGGTCATCATTAGCCATTGGTACTTCTCCCTAGTATGTCTTTAGTTTACGAGTGGTTGGAAGTGGGGTATTCCTTAGTGGAGTACATTGCCAGCGTGTAGTTACGCCCCGTCATTGCTTTGAGATATGCTGCCAAACTTCCGGTAGTTTGACGCCTTCTGGCACTTCGGACGCAGGACAAGAGTAAACGGGTTTGAGAGTAATGCGATAATCGGACATATCCTTAAACAGTGTCCGTAACTTGTTGTTATTCACCATATTGGCACTCAAAATAGAGATTGGCAAGAAGTATAAGTACAAAAGTGTCCGTATAAATTAGATGAGTCGAAAAGGTCAGTCCATCACCCTGTCTATCTCCGATCGCGACAAAGCCCAACTAGAAGCGATCGCCCGCGAACTCGGCATGATGTGGGGCGATCGCCCGAACATCTCCAAACTGGTAGAAGCGATCGCCCGTCGCCAACTCCTGATCGCCCCCAACATCGACTGGAAAGAACCGCGCTTGCAAGCACTCAAGCAAGCTATGGATGCTCTCATCGATGCTGGAAATATCCAAGCAGCTTTAGATATTGCCAACTTGCTCTTAGAACGCAGCGAACTATCAATCCCCTTACAGCGAGAAATAGAACGATTTATCGAAAACCCTCCCCCAGCTTGGCGAATCGAAATAGAACGTTATATTCACCGCCAACAACCATTTCAGTTAACTTACGAAGACGCGGCTGAAAGGGTTTGGCATTTTCACATCTACCACGCCATCATTACTCGCCATGAAGACCGTCAATACTTAGATTGCTGGTGTGAGGAAAGTGAAGGCAATCAGGATTTAGAAGAATTGAAGCATAATTGGAGCCTGCGCCTAGACCGTATCCCAGAAGCAGCGATCGCACCCATTAAAGGAGAATGGCGCGATAGTCTAGACTATATTCCAGTGGAAATGCACCTATTTCGAGGCTTGGCTTTAGGCTATAAAACCAAAAATACTGAAGATATTACTAATGAACAGTTGCCAGAATTTCCACAAGTACGGCAAGTAGTTCGGCGCGTATCCAGCACTTTTTGGTTTTTCCGAGAAATCTTACGGTATGGGGAAGATTGTGTAATTGTAGCGCCGGAGTCAGTGCGCGATCGCTTCAATCAAAAGCTACAAGCTCTTTATCGTCGCTATAACATCCAATAAATTCAACAACAAGAGATGAAATATAAGCAGCTACTCCATTCTCCTTTTGCCTTCCGCTTCTTGCGCCTTCTGCAAATAATATAGTATAACTGAAGGTAAGCTATACCTTAATACTGCTCGGTTAAGGATATTTGGCGTTTGTAGGGGCGTTCGCCGCTCGGCGCGGATGCGCGATTCATTCGGGCAGAAAATCTAGGTATGGGTCTGGGTTAAATGATTGAGACAACCAGTTTTGGATTTTGAATTTGAATTTAAACGGTTTTAATGTCAATTCAAAATAAATTGGAAATCTGCAATTCTTCAATTTAAAATTTGCCAATGACTTGAACACTCAGAAACCGGGTTTCTTGGAGAAACCCGGTTTCTAAGGGCGCGGCAGTTTTACGTTTAATTATGCTTACCTACTGAATATCTCTCAATGGATATAGCTTGGTCGGGCAAAGTCTACCTTAAGATTCTACCCAGTTCTGAAGAGATTCTCTAGGCTGATAGTAGAGTTGCTCAAGCAATGGGAAAAAACTTATATGACAAGCAATGTTTCTGGTGACATTAACAAGGGTGTTAATGGATCGCTGTGGATGGGTATTCTCCTGATTGTTTTGGGTATTGTGGCGATCGCTCTACCTGCTGTCTCGACAATCGTTATTGAAACTTGGGTCGCGCTGATCCTTGTCTCTGCTGGAGCTGCCAAACTGGTTTACGCATTTCAAAGCCGCGATAATGGAGGCTTCATCTGGAAGCTTTTGTTGAG
This genomic interval from Argonema galeatum A003/A1 contains the following:
- a CDS encoding helix-turn-helix transcriptional regulator is translated as MSRKGQSITLSISDRDKAQLEAIARELGMMWGDRPNISKLVEAIARRQLLIAPNIDWKEPRLQALKQAMDALIDAGNIQAALDIANLLLERSELSIPLQREIERFIENPPPAWRIEIERYIHRQQPFQLTYEDAAERVWHFHIYHAIITRHEDRQYLDCWCEESEGNQDLEELKHNWSLRLDRIPEAAIAPIKGEWRDSLDYIPVEMHLFRGLALGYKTKNTEDITNEQLPEFPQVRQVVRRVSSTFWFFREILRYGEDCVIVAPESVRDRFNQKLQALYRRYNIQ
- a CDS encoding CRISPR-associated protein Csc3 translates to MLKRQRLLNREPEGLDDLYFKEIRPKLYELHAKHGQYGTRKGRTLAEHLDSACQFVLTVSKLAGVPEEKRGSILAATAVHDLNKLDKDERKVKTLARDRNFLREQLDRSGVGELVKTDEELELVRRLIESHSGHNNTDGMRFVAEDPQIKDQIKRWSAMLIGGDLFDLGIPEETRIRKVETELTVAFRRSSRLFKVTLSEDRSYLTSLLLSACEEVLHKHKLHTLAIEPDGQIFEGEAFPIEDLTVEIARQWQKKIDRVFSGNVEQLVKATKDGIKVDPQAIQQNPEATLDQVITELAKKFSGYKADKVTKDIEKYGNDAGKEAVAVAQTIALTPVATADEFAFSEGMKAAYLSYRAAELSPKDAWDRIATHIGLSPEQRTALEPFNAQYGRSLFAAKAVTGGMDSIRAALQDSFQLRQVEDTDVSEELISAVRRLLNFSRATDWKRFAELTAYIEANPRQRCSLGAMSAGVDELISNKMPPGTKVQAFSNRLPGGMSAEPKRRADTLASLAYQLITVGANFPKASKQDPLYLHFALPRGSNRELQAIWRKWLHDTAATNAEGGTVTIDELQLYRDNIIAFKSNKVVGFALPKRADFIHCTVTIPIVWGDVNSSVALLKSLRLALELALAPDFGFPFILSANLEVEPKWDVFSRVEGIPSALQPLLGSGSYQREGHLSQKERQSTLLAEQILERLQCIGKLAVSVASLQKKDDCLYDLARAAQRPLDIYHVLLRWILREQDDPNLEAIWNRISEPLTTLLRSFMSEEHELIKKYMLQAAKLAAQYNIRGSSYKRTAKTEPFSAFLQAVRSRKPHMSWDVVFAALTQEYRVRLARIIKQPQISQQREEQVKQYYQVLKLLFQEVYQERASRLVEDRKTLEAAYLFFFEEARKELKEQAKADIETEQE
- a CDS encoding DUF5615 family PIN-like protein, giving the protein MNIKLDENVDLRIVSRLQVAGHDVATVPGQGLSSAPDTEVIEVCRTEGRCLVTADRGFSNRARFNPANYAGIVVIRLPDRASFADWCEAIDTLIAGLEQRDAIGKLWVIQNNRIQEYQPIEPEEEKDE
- a CDS encoding DUF433 domain-containing protein gives rise to the protein MANDDLLSRISIDPNICFGKPCIRGHRIWVSLILDYLAGGMTIDEILEAYPSIEREDVLACIAYGAEMARGGWMEIPLNRAKETI